aagaaaacaataaagccATTGTTCCTGTAATTACCCGCTGAGTGAAGATGGCATTGTCTGGTTCAGGAAAGTGTTCCTCAGTAGTAACTGCTATGCCTGCAGTAGTTGGGATTTCTTTGTCTCCCACATGGTAACTTGATGAGCTTATTCTTTTTGTGTATTCGGTGGTTGGATCTCTGTAAGTTGTAGCCATGGCAGTGACTGTGGTTGATAAATTCCAGCAGAGCTGAAATCCATGGACTGCATCAAGAATATCCTCTCCTTGGGTGTGGTCAGGGCTGTGGCATAGGATAGAATGCTCCCACCGACCTTGGAAACTGCCCAGCCAGGAGGCCAAACCACATATTCGAGGGCTGCATTCCCAGAGATTGCCAGAGAGGCCAATGGTGGTGAGGGATCTCAAGGAGTTTAAGATCTTAGAATCAAGACTGTTTAACTTGTTGTTATCCATAAGGAGTATTTTTAGATTAGGCATTGTTTCAAACACTGTCAGATCGATGGCTTTGATTTCATTTCCAGTCAGATCTAGCTTTTCTAAAGTGCCCCAAATCCACTCCATCCCACATGTCAAGTTGCTAATTTTGTTCCATTGTAAGAAGAGTGTGTGCAGACTGCTTAGCCGAAGGAAATGAGCAAAATTAATCTTCGTCAGCTGGTTGTGCTCTAGGTGAAGCTCTCTCAGTTTGATTAATCCCGCAAATCCATTACGAGCCAAACTTCGCAAGCGGTTTGTGCTCAAATCCAGAAACTCCAGACTACGACAGTCCCAGAACAGGCGTACTGGGATAGTCCGCAAGGAGTTGGACCGTAAATGTAAGGTCTGTAGCTTCCGAAGGCCATAGAAGAGCTCTGGGTGCAGAGATGACAGTTGATTAAAAGACAGGTCCAAATTTTGCAGGTTAATCAGTTGGGTAAAAGTTGTGTTTGGCAAGTAAAATATTTTGTTGGAACTTAAGATTAACTCCTTAAGTTTATAGAGTCCTTGAAAAGCATCTTCTTTTACTGTTGAAATTTGATTGTGGTCTAAGTGAAGCCAGGTAAGTTGACTGAAGCTGGCAAATTGATCTTTTTCAAGCTCTGTGATGTGATTGTGCCTCAGGGACAGGCCCAGAGAGCCCTTGTCTGTGGTGTTTGGCACTGAGTGGAAGCCCTGAGAGTCGCAGTAGAAGAGCAGCTTCTCACAGCGGCATTTGGGTGGACACGCCATACCCAGGGCAGGcagcattttaaaaatcatactcATTGCATATATTGCTGCCAGCATAGGGGCCCCTAATGGCCACTTGAAATGTAAGCCTGCAGAATACAATTTAAGGAAAACAAGAAGATAggatggttttgtttttttccccagcagAATATatgagttatttaaaaaatagcaaaacaTTATGGTAAAAGATTTTACTGCATACGTCTTATTTTCATTTGCTGCACAACAGCTAATCTTGTTAATTTGACTAAAACAAAACttaagccattaaaaaaaaaaaaggtaaaacacGTCCTGTTACATTCTACATATGCTTTCACTTAAACCTTAAAACCCAATAATGTGATACTGATCTTCCTCATAAAATGAAATTCAATGCCTTATAAAATCCTGATGTTTTTTTCTTCACTGATTGTACAAAACATAAGAATACATGGACTTACC
The DNA window shown above is from Erinaceus europaeus chromosome 2, mEriEur2.1, whole genome shotgun sequence and carries:
- the LRRTM2 gene encoding leucine-rich repeat transmembrane neuronal protein 2, with amino-acid sequence MGLHFKWPLGAPMLAAIYAMSMIFKMLPALGMACPPKCRCEKLLFYCDSQGFHSVPNTTDKGSLGLSLRHNHITELEKDQFASFSQLTWLHLDHNQISTVKEDAFQGLYKLKELILSSNKIFYLPNTTFTQLINLQNLDLSFNQLSSLHPELFYGLRKLQTLHLRSNSLRTIPVRLFWDCRSLEFLDLSTNRLRSLARNGFAGLIKLRELHLEHNQLTKINFAHFLRLSSLHTLFLQWNKISNLTCGMEWIWGTLEKLDLTGNEIKAIDLTVFETMPNLKILLMDNNKLNSLDSKILNSLRSLTTIGLSGNLWECSPRICGLASWLGSFQGRWEHSILCHSPDHTQGEDILDAVHGFQLCWNLSTTVTAMATTYRDPTTEYTKRISSSSYHVGDKEIPTTAGIAVTTEEHFPEPDNAIFTQRVITGTMALLFSFFFIIFIVFISRKCCPPTLRRIRQCSMIQNHRQLRSQTRLHMSNMSDQGPYNEYEPTHEGPFIIINGYGQCKCQQLPYKECEV